The Nonlabens spongiae genome contains a region encoding:
- a CDS encoding SanA/YdcF family protein: MKRLLNILVFVLIAGVLTILGLQFHVNRFARGLMHSKIDSIQPVYTGIVLGASVRPDKSLSPILQDRVDAALNAYKAGKFQRFLLSGDHGSRNYDEVNAMKDYLNNKGVADSVIFLDHAGFDTYDSMFRAKKVFEVNDAVIFTQKFHLPRAVYLANHLGLEAQGFEADMREYSANNSLKRREWLANIKAWFELNIEKQPTYSGDIISITGPSAKSHDK; encoded by the coding sequence ATGAAAAGATTGTTGAACATTTTGGTTTTTGTTCTTATTGCAGGAGTATTAACGATCCTTGGTCTACAATTTCATGTAAATAGATTTGCTCGTGGTCTCATGCACTCAAAGATAGACAGTATTCAGCCCGTTTATACTGGAATTGTATTGGGAGCTAGCGTTAGACCCGACAAAAGTCTCTCTCCTATTCTTCAAGATCGAGTTGACGCTGCGCTGAATGCCTACAAAGCGGGTAAATTTCAGCGATTCTTGTTAAGCGGTGATCATGGATCCAGAAACTATGATGAGGTAAACGCCATGAAGGACTACCTTAACAATAAAGGTGTGGCAGACTCAGTCATATTTTTAGACCATGCTGGTTTTGACACCTATGACTCGATGTTCAGGGCAAAAAAAGTATTTGAAGTAAATGATGCGGTCATCTTCACGCAAAAGTTCCATCTCCCTAGAGCGGTCTATCTTGCAAACCACCTAGGGCTTGAAGCTCAAGGGTTTGAAGCAGATATGCGGGAATACTCAGCAAACAATAGCTTGAAAAGACGCGAGTGGCTGGCAAATATCAAAGCTTGGTTCGAATTGAATATAGAGAAACAACCTACATACAGCGGTGACATTATTTCCATTACAGGTCCCAGCGCTAAATCTCACGACAAATAG
- a CDS encoding transketolase, protein MADIQQLKDMVTQVRRDIVRQVHAVNSGHPGGSLGCAEFLVTLYCEFMDHDPSFNMDGKNEDLFFLSNGHISPVIYSVLARNGYFPVEELATFRKLDSRLQGHPTTHEGLPGIRIASGSLGQGMSVAIGAALAKKLNDDDKTIFSLHGDGELQEGQIWESVMYAAANNVDNLICTIDVNGQQIDGSTDQVLDLGNLQAKFEAFGWNVLRIKDGNNVEAIIEGMREAISLSRKRKPICILLHTEMGNGVDFMMGSHKWHGVAPNDEQLEEALAQNPETLGDY, encoded by the coding sequence ATGGCTGATATACAGCAATTAAAAGACATGGTCACGCAAGTAAGGCGTGACATTGTACGACAAGTGCATGCAGTAAACAGTGGGCATCCAGGAGGATCCCTAGGCTGTGCAGAATTTCTTGTGACGCTCTACTGCGAGTTTATGGACCACGACCCCAGTTTTAACATGGACGGAAAAAATGAAGATCTATTCTTTCTATCAAATGGTCACATCTCACCAGTAATTTATAGTGTGTTAGCGAGAAATGGTTACTTCCCAGTAGAAGAATTAGCAACCTTTAGAAAGCTCGACTCTCGTTTGCAGGGCCACCCCACTACTCACGAGGGACTTCCTGGAATACGTATCGCGAGCGGATCTCTAGGGCAAGGCATGAGCGTTGCCATAGGTGCTGCCCTTGCAAAAAAACTTAATGATGATGACAAAACTATTTTCTCACTACACGGAGATGGTGAGTTGCAAGAAGGTCAGATCTGGGAATCTGTGATGTATGCGGCTGCAAATAATGTGGACAATTTGATTTGCACGATTGATGTTAACGGCCAGCAGATTGATGGCAGTACAGATCAAGTCCTTGATTTGGGCAATCTTCAGGCAAAATTTGAAGCCTTCGGCTGGAACGTTTTAAGGATCAAAGATGGTAACAACGTTGAGGCGATTATTGAAGGGATGCGTGAGGCGATCTCGCTTTCGCGAAAGCGTAAACCTATATGCATACTACTGCATACAGAAATGGGGAATGGAGTAGATTTTATGATGGGATCTCACAAATGGCATGGTGTAGCTCCAAATGATGAGCAACTTGAAGAGGCACTCGCTCAGAATCCAGAAACTCTAGGTGACTACTAA
- a CDS encoding transketolase family protein, translated as MKEYTNSGNKDTRSGFGAGLTELGKKNENVVALCADLTGSLKMNDFAANHPERFFQVGIAEANMMGIAAGLTIGGKIPFTGTFANFSTGRVYDQIRQSIAYSDKNVKICASHSGLTLGEDGATHQILEDIGLMKMLPGMTVINTCDYNQTKNATLAIADYEGPVYLRFGRPKVANFTPENDDFQIGKGVQLQEGNDVTIVATGHLVWEALEAAKQLHEAGISANVINIHTIKPLDEEIIIKSVQKTGCIVTAEEHNYLGGLGESVARTLAQHLPTPQEFVATQDTFGESGTPEQLLEKYGLNAENIVKMSKQVITRK; from the coding sequence ATGAAAGAATATACAAATTCAGGAAATAAGGATACGAGATCTGGTTTTGGTGCGGGACTGACCGAGCTGGGAAAGAAAAATGAAAATGTTGTGGCGCTGTGTGCAGATCTCACGGGATCGCTTAAAATGAATGACTTTGCGGCAAATCATCCAGAGCGTTTTTTCCAAGTAGGAATCGCTGAGGCCAATATGATGGGAATCGCAGCAGGTCTTACTATAGGTGGTAAAATTCCATTTACGGGAACTTTTGCAAACTTCTCTACGGGAAGAGTTTATGATCAGATCAGACAGAGCATCGCCTATTCAGACAAAAATGTAAAAATCTGTGCATCGCATTCCGGGCTTACTCTAGGTGAAGATGGTGCGACACACCAGATTCTTGAGGATATAGGCCTTATGAAAATGTTGCCAGGAATGACGGTTATCAATACCTGCGATTATAACCAGACCAAGAATGCAACGCTTGCTATTGCTGATTACGAAGGGCCTGTTTATCTAAGATTTGGGCGACCTAAAGTTGCTAACTTCACTCCTGAAAATGATGATTTTCAAATCGGTAAGGGTGTACAATTACAAGAAGGAAATGATGTAACGATCGTTGCGACTGGACACCTAGTGTGGGAAGCGCTTGAAGCTGCAAAACAACTTCACGAAGCTGGAATTTCAGCAAATGTAATTAACATCCACACCATCAAACCCCTTGATGAGGAAATCATTATCAAGTCTGTTCAAAAGACGGGCTGCATCGTAACCGCCGAAGAACACAACTACCTAGGTGGTCTGGGAGAAAGCGTTGCCCGCACTCTTGCACAGCACTTACCTACTCCGCAAGAATTTGTGGCTACTCAAGATACTTTTGGTGAGAGTGGTACTCCAGAGCAGCTCTTGGAGAAATATGGTCTCAACGCTGAGAATATAGTCAAAATGAGTAAACAAGTCATCACTAGAAAATAG
- a CDS encoding T9SS type B sorting domain-containing protein, translated as MRNSQILTFLLLISSFMLFSQTAQIVVPGDDNGGNGYRFNGCAVISVADSGGRSGNYGNNENSLATFCPDISTDQIQLDIQTLDLAAGDVLTIYDGDSTSAPVLFTGTAGDAAPGLLQATNATPTGCLTLTFTSNGSGTARGFFGRRSCFNPCQAISPTVVTNPPMDGDGIVRICQGDTVDFNGSAVFSDDASGAVYTFDLGNGNGEVVGPNQSETYSQPGVYYVQFTATDNQGCFDRVENDVIVQVSTDPDFTGTRAEESNLCFGESTNLIGQVATTDFTVDIAPPVAGTTFLPDGVGVSYRTCVTVDGFPNGAILTDASDIAGIFAVIEHSWTSDLDIEITSPSGQNIFLFARTGGGTFFGEPIDDDSNLNPGIGYRYNFTESGSATRTLGATANATGGGVSIPPGDYFPEDSFVGLVGSTLNGDWCITVTDFLPSDNGYIFEWGIEFAPGVLPPEISFQPSVASTRWLPDPTIEEINGETITVRPDVTGQTCYTYELIDSFGCEYFRTVCVNVEPEIPTGTPNNYTFCSNSTTTSIDLTQNDTALLAALDPATHTVSYYLTEENAFDQRNALTNADNYPVPSTTQIIYAAVFDQNAGCADVQPIEINIFDVGDIQVADLEVCEALVGYNLEDYIRTSAGLTGSSDISITIHDNQNDADTGASERSDLFIYDQASGTVEIFVRFESTVNTACAATDSFEISVTPSVTSRILDDLEQCQNPDGTPVSFDLEDQDVAVLNGSSPSDFTITYHDSLDDAMNDRDPLPFMDYEVSSIETIHVRIESQINPTCYTLNSFDVVPFELPDLATAPDLIEDDDLSGDNVEIFNLTDNEVAIAANLSSFNYSFTYHASRNAAEVGTPEIQNPTTYQNINLSDTIYVRVENTITGCYSITEFDVIVNPLPDLGVPIDLSECGDLTQAQTIFTLSENTSRIEDGRNDVLITYHDSFQNAEAGIDDLDDQSYPASSTPQTVFYRVQATNGTVFNVGQFDVITVGAPTANQPSDIEACADENGVATVNLSDPTLELNITGGQPDVTLTIYENQNDADNLTDALGASFEFSGDTTLIARVDDDNSECFSFTTISLIFNELPELTTAPAIELCDDLSEDGIEVFDLTQNNTLITQNVSAPNLAISYYSDRNAALNGTGTTLPDNYPNANPNQNEEIFVRVENTDTGCASVTSFEIRVISIPGLGNPQELVECDPSGNQEAVFALSENTDDIINGRNNIVVTYYQDRQDAEDGTDPLDESNHQNMGNPQEIFYQVRNTDTSCLNVGSFFIRTVDAPIAIIPMPLDDECDTGNGTATVDLTQVTGQVTNNTPGSTLSFYANQDDADLMVNALNATSYEFDRDQTIVIRVDADNTECASFTTVDLVFNELPAPILDDEYRLCVDVDGSLINGPVPLDTGLNNTDYTFEWSLSGNIIAGATSSIYNATEEGDYSVLVTDIMTQCQQSETTFVRERGVPEIYDIQVTTTPFDLTHNVIATAQGPDEYWFRLDDGPYIYTGLWEDVQPGPHTVTVAERSGCGEIVEEIFVFGYPDFFTPNDDGYHDTWNIVGGDLLPGTTLNIFDRYGKLIANIDPSGPGWDGTFNGEQLPSTDYWFVINYEVDGRTAEARGHFAMKR; from the coding sequence ATGCGTAATTCCCAAATACTTACTTTTTTACTTTTGATCAGTTCCTTTATGTTATTTTCCCAAACAGCGCAGATAGTGGTGCCTGGTGATGATAATGGAGGTAATGGTTATCGATTTAATGGATGTGCTGTAATATCAGTAGCAGATTCTGGAGGCCGTTCTGGTAACTATGGCAATAATGAAAACAGCCTTGCAACTTTTTGTCCAGACATTTCCACAGATCAGATACAACTCGATATTCAGACCTTAGATCTAGCTGCAGGGGATGTGTTGACGATTTATGATGGTGATAGTACTTCGGCTCCTGTATTATTTACAGGAACTGCTGGAGATGCCGCTCCAGGATTACTGCAGGCAACTAATGCTACACCTACCGGTTGTCTAACTTTGACATTTACTTCGAACGGATCAGGTACTGCTAGAGGTTTTTTCGGACGACGTAGTTGTTTTAATCCATGTCAAGCCATATCTCCAACCGTGGTGACTAACCCGCCAATGGATGGTGATGGAATTGTTAGGATTTGTCAAGGTGATACGGTAGACTTTAATGGTTCTGCTGTTTTTAGCGATGATGCTTCTGGTGCAGTTTATACCTTTGACCTAGGTAATGGTAATGGGGAGGTTGTTGGGCCAAATCAATCTGAAACTTATTCACAACCTGGAGTTTATTATGTTCAATTTACAGCTACGGACAATCAAGGTTGCTTTGATCGAGTTGAAAATGATGTGATTGTTCAAGTTAGTACTGACCCTGATTTTACCGGTACAAGAGCAGAGGAAAGCAATTTATGTTTTGGAGAATCCACTAATTTAATAGGTCAAGTTGCCACTACTGATTTTACAGTGGATATTGCTCCGCCCGTGGCAGGGACTACTTTTCTGCCAGATGGTGTAGGAGTTTCATACAGAACTTGTGTTACCGTTGATGGTTTTCCGAATGGGGCAATTTTAACAGATGCAAGTGATATTGCCGGAATTTTTGCAGTAATCGAACATAGCTGGACGAGCGATCTCGATATAGAAATCACTTCTCCTAGTGGACAAAACATTTTCCTCTTTGCCAGAACAGGTGGGGGGACGTTTTTTGGAGAACCCATCGATGATGATTCGAACTTAAATCCTGGAATTGGATACCGGTATAATTTTACTGAGAGCGGTTCAGCAACAAGAACTCTAGGAGCAACGGCAAATGCGACAGGTGGAGGGGTTTCAATACCGCCTGGTGATTATTTTCCAGAAGACAGCTTTGTAGGATTAGTAGGAAGTACACTAAATGGTGACTGGTGTATTACAGTGACGGATTTCTTACCAAGTGACAATGGTTATATTTTTGAGTGGGGAATAGAATTTGCTCCAGGTGTTTTGCCTCCAGAAATTTCGTTTCAACCAAGTGTGGCCAGTACGAGATGGTTACCAGATCCTACAATAGAAGAAATTAATGGAGAGACGATAACGGTAAGGCCTGATGTTACTGGACAAACGTGTTATACCTATGAACTCATTGATAGTTTTGGTTGCGAATATTTCAGAACGGTATGTGTAAATGTCGAACCTGAAATACCTACTGGTACTCCAAACAATTATACATTCTGCTCCAATTCAACCACTACCAGTATTGATTTGACTCAAAATGATACTGCTCTTCTAGCAGCCTTAGATCCTGCCACCCACACGGTATCCTATTATTTGACCGAGGAAAATGCATTTGATCAGCGCAACGCATTAACTAATGCAGACAATTATCCTGTACCGTCAACTACGCAAATCATCTATGCAGCGGTATTTGATCAAAATGCGGGTTGTGCTGATGTTCAGCCTATTGAAATTAATATTTTCGACGTAGGCGATATTCAAGTAGCTGATCTAGAAGTGTGTGAGGCGCTGGTTGGGTATAACCTAGAAGATTATATTAGAACTTCTGCAGGATTAACAGGTAGCTCAGATATCTCAATTACCATTCATGATAATCAAAATGATGCTGATACTGGAGCCAGTGAACGGTCAGATTTATTTATATATGATCAGGCAAGTGGCACTGTTGAGATTTTCGTAAGATTTGAAAGTACAGTAAATACTGCTTGTGCGGCCACTGATTCTTTTGAGATATCGGTAACACCTTCTGTTACTTCTCGTATTTTGGATGATTTAGAGCAATGTCAAAACCCAGATGGCACTCCAGTAAGTTTTGATCTTGAAGATCAAGATGTAGCAGTTTTAAATGGAAGTTCACCATCAGATTTTACAATCACTTATCACGATAGTCTGGATGATGCGATGAATGACCGAGATCCCTTGCCATTTATGGATTATGAGGTCTCGTCGATAGAAACTATTCATGTAAGAATTGAAAGCCAAATCAACCCTACTTGTTATACACTTAACTCATTTGATGTTGTTCCATTCGAATTACCTGATCTTGCAACTGCTCCAGACCTAATTGAAGACGATGATCTTTCAGGTGATAATGTTGAGATATTCAATTTAACTGATAATGAAGTGGCCATAGCAGCAAACCTTTCAAGTTTTAACTATTCCTTTACATACCATGCTTCGCGAAATGCCGCAGAAGTAGGAACTCCCGAAATTCAAAATCCAACAACTTATCAGAATATAAATTTAAGCGATACGATATACGTGAGGGTGGAAAACACAATTACAGGTTGTTATAGTATTACAGAATTTGATGTTATCGTAAACCCTTTACCAGATCTAGGTGTACCAATAGACTTAAGTGAATGTGGAGACCTGACGCAAGCACAAACCATTTTTACTCTATCAGAAAATACCTCAAGAATAGAAGACGGTCGAAATGATGTTTTAATAACCTACCATGATTCATTTCAAAATGCTGAAGCTGGAATAGATGATCTAGACGATCAGAGCTACCCCGCCAGCTCAACTCCACAAACGGTATTTTATAGAGTGCAGGCTACAAATGGAACGGTTTTCAATGTTGGTCAGTTTGATGTCATTACGGTTGGAGCACCTACAGCAAATCAACCTAGTGACATAGAAGCCTGCGCTGATGAAAATGGAGTTGCAACAGTTAACCTATCAGACCCGACTTTGGAATTGAATATCACTGGAGGGCAACCAGACGTGACCTTAACAATTTATGAAAATCAGAACGATGCTGATAACCTGACTGATGCATTGGGTGCTTCTTTTGAATTTTCCGGTGATACCACCTTAATTGCGAGAGTTGACGACGATAATTCAGAGTGTTTCAGCTTTACTACGATATCGCTCATATTTAATGAATTACCAGAGCTGACAACCGCACCAGCGATTGAGCTTTGCGATGATTTATCTGAAGATGGTATTGAAGTATTTGATTTGACGCAAAATAATACACTCATCACCCAGAATGTATCTGCGCCTAATTTGGCTATTTCCTATTATAGTGACCGTAATGCTGCTCTCAATGGAACTGGAACGACACTTCCAGATAATTATCCAAATGCAAATCCTAATCAAAACGAAGAAATATTCGTAAGAGTGGAGAACACAGATACGGGTTGTGCCAGCGTAACATCTTTTGAGATACGAGTGATTTCGATTCCAGGTCTTGGTAATCCTCAAGAACTTGTCGAGTGTGATCCTAGTGGTAATCAAGAGGCGGTTTTCGCTTTAAGCGAAAACACAGATGACATCATCAATGGACGCAATAATATTGTGGTTACGTATTATCAGGATAGGCAAGATGCTGAAGACGGAACTGACCCGCTTGATGAAAGCAACCATCAAAACATGGGTAATCCACAAGAGATTTTTTATCAAGTTCGCAATACGGATACTTCATGTTTGAATGTAGGTAGCTTTTTCATTAGAACGGTAGATGCGCCTATAGCTATAATACCCATGCCCCTAGATGACGAATGTGATACAGGAAACGGTACGGCAACAGTTGATTTAACACAGGTTACGGGACAGGTGACAAATAATACTCCGGGATCTACCTTAAGCTTTTACGCAAATCAAGATGATGCGGATCTTATGGTAAATGCATTAAACGCTACTTCTTACGAGTTTGATCGTGATCAGACTATTGTGATAAGAGTTGATGCAGATAATACCGAATGTGCAAGCTTCACTACCGTAGATCTGGTGTTTAATGAGCTACCAGCTCCTATACTGGATGACGAGTATCGACTCTGTGTAGATGTAGATGGAAGCCTAATAAATGGACCAGTTCCACTTGATACAGGTCTGAACAACACAGATTATACTTTTGAATGGAGTCTAAGCGGGAATATTATTGCTGGCGCAACGAGTTCAATTTACAATGCTACAGAAGAAGGTGATTATTCAGTTCTCGTTACTGATATCATGACGCAATGTCAACAAAGTGAAACCACCTTTGTGCGCGAAAGAGGAGTCCCAGAAATTTATGATATACAGGTGACAACGACCCCTTTTGATCTTACACACAATGTGATTGCAACCGCCCAAGGTCCAGATGAATACTGGTTCAGACTTGATGATGGTCCTTATATCTATACTGGCTTGTGGGAAGATGTACAGCCTGGTCCGCATACGGTAACTGTTGCTGAACGCAGTGGTTGCGGAGAGATCGTTGAGGAGATATTTGTTTTTGGCTACCCAGATTTCTTTACGCCAAACGATGATGGGTATCACGATACCTGGAACATTGTAGGGGGTGATCTCTTACCAGGAACGACCTTAAATATCTTTGACCGTTATGGTAAACTCATTGCCAATATCGATCCTTCTGGACCAGGTTGGGATGGAACTTTCAACGGTGAGCAATTGCCTAGTACAGATTACTGGTTTGTGATAAATTATGAAGTCGATGGCAGAACCGCCGAGGCAAGAGGACACTTTGCTATGAAGCGATAA
- the folE gene encoding GTP cyclohydrolase I FolE, whose protein sequence is MKVEDFLEDIDNHDHMSSNEETPLREDAFKLSDDEKIASIQDDVFNILQTLGMDMTDDSLKGTPKRVAKMFVNEIFGGLRPDKKPSASTFDNKYKYGEMLVEKNIVLYSTCEHHLLPIVGRAHVAYISNGNVVGLSKMNRIVDYYAKRPQVQERLNIQIVRELQNVLNTEDVACVIDAKHLCVNSRGIRDIDSSTVTGEFGGAFKNLETKREFLDYIKMDTRF, encoded by the coding sequence ATGAAAGTAGAAGATTTTCTGGAAGATATAGACAACCACGACCACATGTCAAGTAATGAGGAGACGCCTCTGAGAGAGGATGCCTTCAAACTTTCTGACGATGAAAAAATTGCCTCTATACAAGACGATGTTTTCAACATACTCCAGACCTTAGGTATGGATATGACAGACGACAGTCTTAAAGGCACGCCTAAAAGGGTGGCAAAAATGTTTGTCAACGAGATCTTCGGTGGTTTGCGGCCTGATAAAAAGCCTAGCGCCAGCACCTTTGACAACAAATATAAGTATGGCGAGATGTTGGTAGAAAAGAACATCGTACTCTACTCTACCTGTGAACATCACCTGCTTCCCATCGTGGGACGCGCCCATGTTGCCTACATCTCAAATGGCAATGTGGTAGGTCTTTCTAAAATGAACCGCATTGTAGATTATTACGCAAAACGCCCGCAGGTTCAAGAACGCCTTAACATTCAGATCGTGCGTGAGTTACAAAACGTTTTGAATACAGAAGATGTTGCCTGTGTGATCGACGCAAAACACTTGTGTGTCAACAGCCGCGGGATACGAGACATCGACAGCAGCACGGTGACGGGAGAGTTCGGCGGTGCTTTCAAAAATCTGGAGACTAAAAGAGAGTTTCTGGATTACATCAAGATGGATACGCGATTCTAG
- the cysS gene encoding cysteine--tRNA ligase translates to MSLYKSNELKLYNSMTSEKEVFNSILDGRVGMYVCGPTVYSNVHLGNCRTFISFDMIYRYLRHLGYKVRYVRNITDAGHLTDDADQGEDKISKKARLEQIEPMEVVQRYTLDFHKVMQQFNSLPPSIEPTATGHIVEQIKIIEDILEKGFAYVVDGSVYFDVKKFNDDHQYGKLSGRNLEDMIANTRELAGQSEKKNPQDFALWKKASPEHIMRWPSPWGDGFPGWHLECTVMSSKYLGEQFDIHGGGMDLKFPHHECEIAQGEAAHGCSPVNYWLHANMLTLNGQKMSKSTGNSILPAELFSGDNDFMEKPFAPSVIRFFMMQAHYRSILDFSNDALVGAEKGFNRLIDALEIIEDLPVSDNSSVDVKAWKAKCYAAMNDDFNTPILIAELFDMIKSIHAIKDGKAQISKQDKDDLVSTFHAFFYDVLGLQTASSESNNADSEALNAAMQLIIDLRANARADRDFATSDKIRDDLAKAGIQLKDGVDGTTYSVK, encoded by the coding sequence ATGAGTCTTTACAAAAGCAATGAACTGAAACTGTACAATTCCATGACTTCTGAGAAGGAGGTTTTTAACTCCATCCTTGATGGCAGAGTGGGAATGTATGTTTGTGGACCTACTGTTTACAGCAACGTACACTTAGGGAATTGCCGCACGTTCATAAGTTTTGACATGATCTATAGATACCTGAGACATCTAGGCTACAAAGTGCGTTACGTACGCAATATTACTGACGCGGGCCACCTTACGGACGATGCTGATCAGGGCGAGGACAAAATCTCAAAAAAAGCACGTCTCGAGCAAATTGAACCCATGGAAGTCGTGCAGCGCTACACGCTGGATTTTCATAAAGTGATGCAGCAATTCAACTCTTTGCCTCCCAGCATAGAGCCTACCGCTACGGGACACATCGTTGAGCAGATCAAGATTATCGAAGATATTCTGGAAAAAGGATTTGCTTATGTGGTGGACGGCTCGGTTTATTTTGATGTCAAGAAATTCAATGATGATCATCAATATGGAAAGTTGAGCGGTCGCAATCTGGAAGATATGATTGCAAATACCCGCGAGCTTGCCGGACAGAGCGAGAAGAAGAATCCGCAGGATTTTGCGTTGTGGAAAAAAGCCAGTCCTGAGCACATCATGCGCTGGCCTAGTCCGTGGGGTGATGGTTTCCCGGGATGGCACCTCGAGTGTACGGTAATGAGTTCTAAGTATCTGGGCGAGCAGTTTGACATACATGGTGGTGGAATGGATTTAAAATTCCCTCACCACGAGTGTGAGATTGCTCAAGGCGAGGCAGCTCATGGTTGCAGTCCAGTTAATTATTGGCTACACGCTAACATGCTGACACTCAACGGTCAGAAAATGTCAAAATCGACTGGAAACAGCATTCTCCCAGCTGAGTTATTCTCTGGCGACAATGACTTTATGGAAAAACCCTTTGCGCCCAGCGTGATCCGTTTTTTCATGATGCAGGCACATTATCGATCTATTCTTGATTTCAGCAATGATGCACTTGTGGGAGCTGAAAAAGGCTTCAACCGCCTGATTGATGCATTAGAAATCATTGAAGATCTACCAGTATCAGACAATAGCTCTGTGGATGTGAAAGCCTGGAAAGCCAAGTGCTACGCGGCAATGAATGATGATTTTAATACGCCTATTCTCATTGCTGAACTTTTTGACATGATTAAATCGATTCATGCTATAAAAGATGGTAAAGCACAAATTTCAAAACAAGATAAAGACGATTTAGTGTCTACGTTTCACGCATTCTTCTATGATGTTTTGGGATTGCAAACTGCCTCCTCAGAATCTAACAATGCCGATTCTGAAGCTTTGAATGCCGCCATGCAACTCATCATCGATTTGAGAGCAAACGCGCGAGCAGATCGTGACTTTGCCACGAGCGATAAAATAAGGGATGATCTTGCTAAAGCCGGTATCCAGCTCAAAGACGGTGTGGACGGCACGACCTACTCTGTAAAATAA
- the yidD gene encoding membrane protein insertion efficiency factor YidD, translating to MKSLLIYPFILLIRFYQNFISPFTPSSCRYSPTCSTYSLQALKKHGLKKGGWLAIKRISSCHPWGGKGYDPVP from the coding sequence ATGAAGAGCCTTCTGATCTATCCGTTCATCCTTCTGATCAGGTTTTATCAAAACTTCATATCGCCCTTCACTCCCAGCTCGTGCCGCTACTCTCCTACTTGTTCTACGTATAGCCTACAAGCTTTGAAAAAACACGGTTTGAAAAAAGGTGGCTGGCTGGCGATCAAACGTATTTCCAGTTGTCATCCTTGGGGTGGCAAGGGTTATGATCCGGTTCCTTGA